Proteins co-encoded in one Stomoxys calcitrans chromosome 5, idStoCalc2.1, whole genome shotgun sequence genomic window:
- the LOC106090431 gene encoding uncharacterized protein LOC106090431 gives MVLIDESSLKVTLSQQPILKPIDLKSIGFLQKIPTSIECPACQTEGMSIVRLESVTCWQKFLKATNWCKTAESRYDINHYCSDCGCYLGRYVAIGCGERCLSQQARKKAAADAMTLRKEPKNWAKNVQQSREKVLANMAKERTERKQKKLEKEIAAKSDEK, from the exons ATGGTTCTAATCGATGAAAGTTCTCTTAAGGTTACCCTTTCTCAACAGCCCATTTTAAAGCCCATCGATTTGAAGAGCATTGGATTCTTGCAAAAAATTCCCACCTCCATCGAATGTCCAGCCTGTCAGACAGAGGGCATGAGTATTGTGCGCCTGGAGTCAGTTACATGTTGGCAAAAATTTCTCAAGGCTACGAATTGGTG CAAGACAGCTGAAAGTCGCTACGACATAAATCACTATTGCAGCGATTGTGGCTGCTACTTAGGACGTTATGTTGCCATTGGCTGCGGTGAGAGATGTCTGTCCCAACAGGCACGCAAAAAGGCGGCTGCTGATGCCATGACTTTGCGCAAGGAACCGAAAAATTGGGCCAAGAATGTTCAACAATCGCGTGAAAAGGTTTTGGCCAATATGGCTAAAGAGAGAACTGAAAGAAAGCAGAAGAAATTGGAAAAggaaattgcagcaaaatccgACGAAAAATAG
- the LOC106090427 gene encoding uncharacterized protein LOC106090427 — protein sequence MTADNAAKLPPNVEIAIDTKAQKAAEKMLQSQRNLEIYNNFATPLSGTFLNLPAQSALIQCPSCGILDMSEVHEEPKKMAEKCNSFLGCLFVSLCCCCCFNYSDPCGQRDTNHYCQNCHCYFGRSKRVPPIVIR from the exons ATGACGGCAGACAATGCGGCCAAGCTGCCACCAAATGTTGAAATCGCCATTGACACCAAAGCCCAAAAAGCGGCGGAAAAAATGCTACAATCCCAAAGAAATCTGGAAATCTACAACAACTTTGCCACCCCCCTAAGCggaacatttttgaatttgccCGCTCAATCGGCACTGATCCAGTGCCCCAGTTGTGGTATCCTGGACATGAGTGAAGTGCATGAGGAACCCAAGAAAATGGCAGAGAAATGCAACAGTTTCCTTGGATGTTTATTTGT ATCCttgtgctgctgttgttgcttcaATTATTCCGATCCCTGTGGCCAGCGGGATACCAATCATTATTGCCAAAATTGTCACTGTTACTTTGGCCGATCAAAGCGAGTTCCTCCCATAGTGATTCGATGA